The region GCCGAAGGTTTTCTGCTGGTGGCCGACGACGTGCTCGGCGGCTTCTTTGCCATCAACGGCGGCGTACTCGGGGCCGACCAGGGCAATATGTATTACCTCGCGCCCGAGACACTGGCGTGGGAAGCGCTGGAGATCGGTTTCACGGCGTTTGTCGAATGGGCTTTTACCAGCCGGTTGCGGCAGTTCTACGGCCGGCAGCCCGGCGCTGTGGCGGAATTTGACGAATTGCCCTTGTCCGGCGACCTGTGCCTGAATTTTTATCCATTTCTGTGGACGCAAGAAGGTTCCCTCAAGACCAGTTCGCGGCGCGCCATTCCGGTGGAAGAGCAGTGGGCGCTCAACCTTGATCTGCAACAGACGTTGCTGGAGGGTCCTGTGGGCGCGGGCTGAGGCATGGCTTGCCGGCGTATCTGAAGGCATTGCAATGCGCATCCCGATGCGGCCATGGCGGGCGTGCAATCGAGCCGGCGAAATGGCGTTTCAATCCCCGATTCAAGCGGTTTGTCGCAATGGCATGCGCGAGAACAGGGCAAGGGGATAGCATGCAGTGGGCTTTCTCGCCATGCACGGCCCGCAAGCGAGTGTCCGATCCTGCCGCAGCAGGCAACGGACGCTTTTCAATGACCTCGACCAGGATGAATACGCATGAAATTGACCCTTCCACATGTCCTCACCACCGGCCTGCTGGGCGCCTTGGGCGCGATCGGCAGCGCGCACGCGGCTCCCGCCGATGCCGAACTGCTCGCCTTGGTGCAGCGCCATGCGCAAGCCCAGAACAGCTTCGATCTAGCGGCCTTGAAAGCCACCACGGCCGAGAATTATGTGGAAATATCGCCAGTCGGCGCGGTGGACGAACGTGAAAAAATGCTCTCCTTCTATGCGCCAGAGCAGAAGTGGCCGAGTCCTCAGCTCCAGGTCGATGAGCCGGCGGTTCGCGTCTTTGGCGAGACGGCGCTCATCTCGGCACGACTGTCTTACCGTCTCGATCAGGAGGGCGCTGCTCGCACCTTCGCCATGCGCGCAGGATATGTCGCCCGGCTTGTCGATAATCAATGGCTGCTGGTCAGCGCACAATATACCGGCATCCGTCCGCCGAAGCAGTAATCCGGCATTCCTCAGGGGGCGGGTCTGGCGCGTGCGCCGCGGAGCAAGCTTGCCGGCCGGTCTACAAGCGCGCCTCATCGCCCCACACATGCCGCATGCTGAAGTGCAGGCCCGCATCGTCTTCATGCAGTGAGGAAACGATGGCAAAGCGGCTGTCGGCCGTGTCGCGCGGGGGCAGTTGCGCCAGCTCGGCGGCGGCCAGCGGCGCGCCCAGCGGGTCGCTGAGCGGGTGCACGTGGCTGGCGCCCCGTTGCGTGACGACGCCCAGTTCGCCGCTGCGCAGGCGCACCAGGGTGCCCGGTGGATATTTTCCCAGCAGCTGGACGAATTGTTCGCCCAGCAGCGGGTCGACGGGTACATCCTGGTCGAGGAAGATGTGCTGCAGCGCCTGGTCGGGGACGATGGAGCGCCGGTAGTTGCGTGCCGAGACGCGGGCGCAATAGCGGTCGGCCAGGCCGATCAGCTTGGCGTTTTGCAGGATTTCATCGGCCGTGCGGCCCTGCGGATAGCCGCTGCCGTCGTCGTTTTCATGGTGCAGCAGCACGCAACTGAGCCATTCTTCATCGTCGATGCCGGCGCAGCGCAACAGTTCCGTGCTTTCCTGCGGATGCTGGCGCACGATGCGCATTTCCTCGTCGTTCAGGGGGCCGCGGCGGTCCTGGAAGCTGTCGTGGTGGCGCAGCATGCCCACGTTCATGGTCAGCGCGGCGGCGCCGACCAGCAACAGCTCATCGTGGGATTTATGCATGCCGCGCCCCACCAGCATGGCCAGCAGCGCCGTTTCTATGCAGTGGCGCACGGCGTAGCTGCCGGCGATCTGGTTGAGCAGGATGCTGGCCAGGGCGATGTCGGCGTCGTGTTCGAGCGCGCGCAGCAGTTCGCGGGCGATGTCGCGCACGTCGCGCTCGGCATTGTTTTCGCTGCGCAAGTCCAGCAGCAGCCGTTCCAGGCGCTGCGCCGCCTCGTTCAACAGGCGCAGCACGGACGGCTGGTCCGGCGCGCCTACGTATAAGCCCAGCTGCAGCAAGCGGCCCAGCTGCGTGCCGTCCGTGATGATCTGCCCCTTGCGCAGTTGCGGGCCGGCACTATGATCAGCCAGAAACAAATCCCAGGGCAGGGGTTCGCCGGGAACCAGGTCGGCCGGGCCGATGCGACGCTGTACCATGCTGTTGTTCCTCACTCATTGCCCTGCGTCGGCAGGGCGCTGCATCAAATCGTGCGCAGGCGCTCCAGCGCCAGGCGCAAGGTGTCGTCCTTCTTGGCAAAGCAGAAACGCACGATGCCCGATTCCTTGCCCTGCGCGTAAAACGCGGACACGGGTATGGCCGCCACCTTGATTTCCGCCGTCAGCCATTCGGCGAACTGCGCTTCGCTGTCTTGCGAAATGGCATCGTAGCGCACGCACTGGAAATACGTGCCGTCGGCCGGCAGCAGGGTAAAGCGGCTGCCCGCCAGGCCGTCGCGGAACAGGTCGCGCTTGCGCTGGTAGAAGGCGGGCAAGTCCAGATAAGGCTGCGGATTCGCCATGTAGCCGGCGATGCCGTGTTGCATCGGCGTATTGACGGTAAACACGTTGTACTGGTGCACCTTGCGGAACTCCGCCGTCAGGGCTGCCGGGGCCGCCACATAGCCGACCTTCCAGCCCGTCACGTGATAGGTCTTGCCGAAGCTCGAGACGATGAAGCTGCGCGCGGCCAGTTCCGTATTGCGGCTCAATGAAGCGTGCGGCACGCCGTCGTACACCATGTGCTCGTAGACTTCGTCGGACAGGATCAAAATTTGCGTGCCGCGCACGATGTCGGCCAGGGCCGCCACGTCGGCCGGGCGCAAGATCGTGCCGGTCGGATTGTGCGGCGTATTGATGATGATCAAGCGTGTCTTGCTGCTGACGGCGGCGGCCAGCTTGTCCCACGGCACGCTGTAGCCCTGTTCGCCCACTTCCATGGACACCAGCACGGGCACGCCGCCGGCCAGCGCGATGGCCGGCAAATAGCTGTCGTAGGCCGGTTCGATGACGATGACCTCGTCGCCCGGGTGCACGCAGCACAAGATCGCCGTCGTCAGTGCCTGCGTGGCGCCGGCCGTGACGGTGATCTCCGTGGCCGCATCATAGGCGTGGCCGTACAGGCTGGCGACCTTCGCGGCGATGGCCTCGCGCAGGGGCGCGGCGCCCGTCATCATCGGATACTGGTTGTGGCCGGCGCGCATGGCGTCGCCGACCAGCTCGACCAGGGCCGGGTCGCAGTCGAAATCGGGAAAGCCCTGGCCCAGGTTGACGGCGCCGTGCTGGGCCGCCAGGCTGGACATGCGTGTAAACACGGTGGTGCCGACGGCAGGCAAACGGGTGGTCAGGATGGGCGTGGCGTGGGGCAGGGACGGGCTGTTCATGAACGGTAGGGTCGCAGTGCGGAAAATAGGATCGTTGCCTATTCTAGCGCAGCGCGCCCCGTTGCGGGGGCGTCCGATCCGGCTCAGCTCGCTGGCGCCCAGCCTTCCGGCACCATGATCTTGAACATGCCGGCCTTGGCCGTCTTGCGGGCCAGTTTCAGCAGGGCCTTGTCCTTGGTGATGAGGATGTCGGCGTTGGCGTCGCGCGCCAGTTCGAGGAATTTCTGGTCATCCCTGTCCGTGCAGACGGGCAGGCGCACGCCGGAGACGGGCGGCGCCACCACGGTGATCAGCGCATCGAAGCGGGCGGCGGCGACGGGGCGGCTCGCTTCATCGAGCGGCAGATGCTTGTAGTGCAATACGACAAGATATTCTGCGCGGCAATCCTCACGCGTGATGGCTTGCACGGCGCCGCTTTCCATGGCGGCCAGCAGGGGCGCCCAGCGCGGGTCGTTGAAGACGAACAGGTCGAGGCAAACGTTGGTGTCGAGGACGAGTTTTTGTGGAGCAGGTATCATGTCGGCAATTCTATTCTGTAGTGATAATTTATGTTGATCGTGCTTTCGCCCGCCAAGAGTCTCGACCTGGAGACGCCGCCAACAACCTCGTTGCACAGCACCCCCGATTTCCTTGACCATTCCGCCCAGCTGATAGACCGCATGCGCCAGTTTTCGCCGGCCGAAGTGGGCAGCCTGATGGGCATTTCCGACGCCCTGTCCGCCCTCAACGTGGCCCGCTACGCGTCCTGGACGCCCAAGCTGGCCGAGGCGCGCCAGGCCATCATGGCTTTCAATGGCGACGTGTATGCCGGTTTCGAGGCGCGCAGCCTGCAGCCGGCCCAGCTCGACTACGCCCAGTCGCGC is a window of Janthinobacterium sp. 1_2014MBL_MicDiv DNA encoding:
- a CDS encoding DUF2625 family protein, whose amino-acid sequence is MRTLNELLNSDDPAFPLIRQWASEADIPVELLPPSAGREDVLLRLQVTTRSPLGAIAYETGGILVDDGWLRILGSGHGKLGRNIATWNEGKAEGFLLVADDVLGGFFAINGGVLGADQGNMYYLAPETLAWEALEIGFTAFVEWAFTSRLRQFYGRQPGAVAEFDELPLSGDLCLNFYPFLWTQEGSLKTSSRRAIPVEEQWALNLDLQQTLLEGPVGAG
- a CDS encoding nuclear transport factor 2 family protein, which encodes MKLTLPHVLTTGLLGALGAIGSAHAAPADAELLALVQRHAQAQNSFDLAALKATTAENYVEISPVGAVDEREKMLSFYAPEQKWPSPQLQVDEPAVRVFGETALISARLSYRLDQEGAARTFAMRAGYVARLVDNQWLLVSAQYTGIRPPKQ
- a CDS encoding HD-GYP domain-containing protein, coding for MVQRRIGPADLVPGEPLPWDLFLADHSAGPQLRKGQIITDGTQLGRLLQLGLYVGAPDQPSVLRLLNEAAQRLERLLLDLRSENNAERDVRDIARELLRALEHDADIALASILLNQIAGSYAVRHCIETALLAMLVGRGMHKSHDELLLVGAAALTMNVGMLRHHDSFQDRRGPLNDEEMRIVRQHPQESTELLRCAGIDDEEWLSCVLLHHENDDGSGYPQGRTADEILQNAKLIGLADRYCARVSARNYRRSIVPDQALQHIFLDQDVPVDPLLGEQFVQLLGKYPPGTLVRLRSGELGVVTQRGASHVHPLSDPLGAPLAAAELAQLPPRDTADSRFAIVSSLHEDDAGLHFSMRHVWGDEARL
- a CDS encoding pyridoxal phosphate-dependent aminotransferase, with translation MNSPSLPHATPILTTRLPAVGTTVFTRMSSLAAQHGAVNLGQGFPDFDCDPALVELVGDAMRAGHNQYPMMTGAAPLREAIAAKVASLYGHAYDAATEITVTAGATQALTTAILCCVHPGDEVIVIEPAYDSYLPAIALAGGVPVLVSMEVGEQGYSVPWDKLAAAVSSKTRLIIINTPHNPTGTILRPADVAALADIVRGTQILILSDEVYEHMVYDGVPHASLSRNTELAARSFIVSSFGKTYHVTGWKVGYVAAPAALTAEFRKVHQYNVFTVNTPMQHGIAGYMANPQPYLDLPAFYQRKRDLFRDGLAGSRFTLLPADGTYFQCVRYDAISQDSEAQFAEWLTAEIKVAAIPVSAFYAQGKESGIVRFCFAKKDDTLRLALERLRTI
- a CDS encoding putative toxin-antitoxin system toxin component, PIN family; this translates as MIPAPQKLVLDTNVCLDLFVFNDPRWAPLLAAMESGAVQAITREDCRAEYLVVLHYKHLPLDEASRPVAAARFDALITVVAPPVSGVRLPVCTDRDDQKFLELARDANADILITKDKALLKLARKTAKAGMFKIMVPEGWAPAS